Proteins encoded in a region of the Methylobacterium radiotolerans JCM 2831 genome:
- a CDS encoding acetyl-CoA C-acyltransferase, whose protein sequence is MTDAVIVATARTPIGKAHRGALNLTRGADLAAHAIRGALDRARLEPEAVEEVVLGCGYPENATGGNVARHAALVAGIPVESAGVTVSRFCASGLEAIASAARRIVLDGVPVAVAGGVESISLVQPKVQRELTRNAWLEAHLPAIYMPMIETADIVAERYGISREAQDQFALESQRRTAEAQARGLFDDEIVPMSAVMAVTDKATGETREVETRLAKDEGNRPDTTLEGLAKLKPVRGEGAFITAGNASQLSDGASASVLMSADEAARRGLTPLGTFRGFASAGCGPDEMGIGPVFAVPRLLERQGLRVSDIDLWELNEAFASQSVYCRDRLGIDPSRVNVNGGAIAVGHPFGMSGARLVGHALLEGRRRGARYAVVTMCVAGGQGCAGLFEIGG, encoded by the coding sequence ATGACCGACGCGGTGATCGTCGCGACCGCCCGTACGCCCATCGGCAAGGCCCATCGCGGCGCCCTGAACCTCACCCGCGGCGCCGACCTCGCCGCCCACGCGATCCGTGGCGCCCTGGACCGGGCGCGCCTGGAACCCGAGGCGGTCGAGGAGGTGGTGCTCGGCTGCGGCTATCCGGAGAACGCCACGGGCGGCAACGTCGCCCGCCACGCGGCCCTGGTCGCGGGGATCCCGGTCGAGTCGGCCGGCGTCACGGTCTCGCGCTTCTGCGCCTCGGGGCTGGAGGCGATCGCCAGCGCGGCCCGGCGGATCGTCCTCGACGGCGTGCCGGTGGCGGTGGCGGGCGGCGTCGAGTCGATCAGCCTCGTCCAGCCGAAGGTCCAGCGGGAGCTGACCCGCAACGCGTGGCTGGAGGCCCACCTGCCGGCGATCTACATGCCGATGATCGAGACCGCCGACATCGTGGCGGAACGCTACGGCATCTCCCGGGAGGCGCAGGACCAATTCGCACTGGAGAGCCAGCGCCGCACGGCCGAGGCCCAGGCGCGCGGCCTCTTCGACGACGAGATCGTCCCGATGAGCGCCGTGATGGCGGTGACCGACAAGGCCACCGGCGAGACCCGGGAGGTCGAGACCCGGCTCGCCAAGGACGAGGGTAACCGGCCGGACACCACCCTCGAAGGGCTCGCGAAGCTCAAACCCGTGCGCGGGGAGGGGGCCTTCATCACGGCGGGCAATGCCAGCCAGCTCTCGGACGGAGCCTCGGCCAGCGTGCTGATGTCGGCCGACGAGGCGGCGCGGCGGGGCCTGACGCCGCTCGGCACCTTCCGGGGCTTCGCCTCGGCGGGCTGCGGCCCGGACGAGATGGGCATCGGCCCGGTCTTCGCGGTGCCGCGGCTCCTGGAGCGGCAGGGCCTGCGCGTCTCCGACATCGACCTGTGGGAGCTGAACGAGGCCTTCGCGTCCCAGTCGGTCTACTGCCGCGACAGGCTCGGGATCGACCCTTCGAGGGTCAACGTCAACGGCGGCGCCATCGCGGTCGGCCACCCGTTCGGCATGTCGGGGGCCCGACTCGTGGGCCACGCGCTGCTGGAGGGCCGCCGCCGCGGCGCGCGCTACGCCGTGGTGACCATGTGCGTCGCCGGCGGCCAGGGCTGCGCCGGCCTGTTCGAGATCGGAGGCTGA
- a CDS encoding acyl-CoA dehydrogenase family protein, whose protein sequence is MDLRFTSEEIAFRDEVRTFCRTEIPAEIRRKVSEGRSLTKDDYVTSQRILNAKGWAVPHWPQEWGGRDWTPIQRYIYTEELFQAAVPLPQQFNCYMFGPVLATFGRQDQKERFLPRAANLDDWWCQGFSEPGAGSDLASLKTKAVRDGDHYVVDGQKTWTTLGQHADWIFCLVRTDFEAKKQRGISFLLIDMKTPGITVRPILTLEGRHEVNEVFFDAVRVPVENLVGEENRGWDYAKFLLANERTGIARIGLTKERIARIKRLAREMPAGSGTMWDDPAFRGRVAEVEVELKALEITQMRVAAKQGRADSVEPDPASSLLKIRGSQLQQAATELLVELAGPFALAAPARGAGANNLPGGFDWVDAAAPSYFNNRKVSIYGGSNEIQHNVIAKGILGL, encoded by the coding sequence ATGGATCTCCGCTTCACGTCCGAAGAGATCGCGTTCCGCGACGAGGTCCGCACCTTCTGCCGCACGGAGATCCCCGCCGAGATCCGCAGGAAGGTCTCGGAGGGGCGCAGCCTCACCAAGGACGATTACGTCACGAGCCAGCGGATCCTCAACGCCAAGGGCTGGGCGGTGCCGCACTGGCCGCAGGAATGGGGCGGCCGGGATTGGACCCCGATCCAGCGCTACATCTACACCGAGGAGCTGTTCCAGGCGGCCGTGCCGCTGCCGCAGCAGTTCAACTGCTACATGTTCGGCCCGGTGCTGGCGACCTTCGGCCGGCAGGATCAGAAGGAACGCTTCCTCCCGCGCGCGGCCAATCTGGACGATTGGTGGTGCCAGGGCTTCTCCGAACCCGGCGCCGGCTCCGACCTCGCCTCGCTGAAGACCAAGGCGGTGCGCGACGGCGACCACTACGTCGTGGACGGCCAGAAGACCTGGACGACGCTCGGCCAGCACGCCGACTGGATCTTCTGCCTGGTGCGCACCGATTTCGAGGCCAAGAAGCAGCGCGGCATCTCCTTCCTCCTCATCGACATGAAGACGCCCGGGATCACCGTGCGGCCGATCCTGACGTTGGAGGGCCGGCACGAGGTCAACGAGGTTTTCTTCGACGCCGTGCGCGTGCCCGTCGAGAACCTCGTGGGCGAGGAGAACAGGGGCTGGGACTACGCGAAATTCCTGCTCGCCAACGAGCGCACCGGCATCGCCCGGATCGGGCTCACCAAGGAGCGGATCGCCCGGATCAAGCGGCTGGCCCGCGAGATGCCGGCCGGGTCCGGGACGATGTGGGACGATCCCGCCTTCCGCGGTCGCGTCGCGGAGGTCGAGGTCGAGCTGAAGGCCCTGGAGATCACCCAGATGCGGGTGGCGGCCAAGCAGGGCCGGGCGGATTCGGTGGAGCCGGACCCCGCCTCGTCGCTCCTCAAGATCCGCGGCTCGCAGCTCCAGCAGGCGGCGACCGAGCTGCTCGTCGAGCTCGCCGGGCCCTTCGCCCTCGCGGCGCCCGCGCGCGGGGCAGGGGCCAACAACCTGCCCGGCGGCTTCGACTGGGTCGACGCCGCCGCGCCGAGCTACTTCAACAACCGCAAGGTCTCGATCTACGGCGGCTCGAACGAGATCCAGCACAACGTCATCGCCAAGGGCATTCTGGGTTTGTGA
- a CDS encoding acyl-CoA dehydrogenase family protein produces the protein MDFDLNEDQSLLRDSVERLAADLYPSLESRQARLKAPFGFPEEGWTAFAELGVAGLPFSEEEGGLGGGPVETMLVMEAVGRNLVVEPLLASLVLGSTALRLGGSAAQKARLVPGLVAGDLRLTLAHTERQSRYDLADVATAARRSGDGFVLSGAKSVVPNADAAGLMVVSARVSGERRDPRGLGLFLVPTDAAGVAVEAYPTQDGGRAAEVSFSEVQIPADAALGDPEDGLPLLERVVEHGIAALAAEAVGSMDALHKLTVEYLKTRKQFGVSVGSFQALQHRAVDMLIQLEQARSMALYAAMMVDTPDARARAAALSAVKVQINKACRYVGQEAVQLHGGIGMTLEYVGAHHFKRLAMIEYQLGDTAHHLRRITQDENGLLAA, from the coding sequence ATGGATTTCGACCTGAACGAGGACCAGTCGCTCCTGCGCGACAGCGTCGAGCGGCTCGCCGCCGACCTCTACCCCTCGCTGGAGAGCCGGCAGGCGCGGCTCAAGGCGCCCTTCGGCTTCCCCGAGGAGGGCTGGACGGCCTTCGCCGAGCTCGGCGTCGCCGGCCTGCCCTTCTCCGAGGAGGAGGGCGGCCTCGGCGGCGGCCCGGTCGAGACCATGCTGGTCATGGAGGCGGTCGGCCGCAACCTCGTGGTCGAACCCCTGCTCGCGAGCCTCGTGCTGGGCTCGACGGCCCTCCGGCTCGGCGGCAGCGCCGCGCAGAAGGCGCGCCTCGTCCCAGGCCTCGTCGCCGGCGACCTGCGCCTGACCCTCGCCCACACCGAGCGCCAGTCCCGCTACGACCTCGCCGACGTGGCCACCGCGGCCCGGCGCAGCGGCGACGGGTTCGTGCTGAGCGGGGCCAAGAGCGTCGTGCCCAACGCCGACGCGGCCGGCCTGATGGTGGTCTCCGCCCGCGTCTCGGGCGAGCGGCGCGATCCCCGAGGACTCGGCCTGTTCCTGGTCCCGACGGACGCCGCCGGCGTCGCCGTCGAGGCCTACCCGACCCAGGACGGCGGCCGGGCCGCGGAGGTGTCCTTCTCGGAAGTGCAGATCCCCGCCGACGCGGCGCTCGGCGATCCGGAGGACGGCCTGCCGCTCCTGGAGCGGGTGGTGGAGCACGGCATCGCGGCGCTCGCCGCCGAGGCGGTCGGCTCCATGGACGCGCTCCACAAGCTCACGGTCGAGTACCTCAAGACCCGCAAGCAGTTCGGCGTCAGCGTCGGCTCGTTCCAGGCCCTGCAGCACCGGGCCGTGGACATGCTGATCCAGCTGGAACAGGCGCGCTCGATGGCGCTCTACGCCGCCATGATGGTGGACACGCCGGACGCGCGGGCGCGGGCCGCGGCCCTGTCGGCCGTGAAGGTGCAGATCAACAAGGCCTGCCGCTACGTCGGCCAGGAGGCGGTCCAGCTCCACGGCGGCATCGGCATGACGCTCGAGTATGTCGGCGCCCACCACTTCAAGCGGCTCGCCATGATCGAGTACCAGCTCGGCGACACCGCCCACCACCTGCGCCGGATCACGCAGGACGAGAACGGCCTGCTGGCGGCCTGA
- a CDS encoding tetratricopeptide repeat protein: MNVRIRLGRKTALIGAALVSAAGLAGCETVGSAAGPRQYAVLEKDTTGATNVNIASLTEVVQRNPNDAAAYNTRGAAYARAGQFNDAIADFTKAIQLDPNSASAYNNRALANRQIGRDGPALQDFSKAIGIDPNYGPAYIGRANVERAQGNLDQALNDLNVAIRLSPESAQAYHARGLVKQKQGQDTQAIADFDAAIDRDPFVAAPYAARGQSLIATNQYAKAIEDYNAALNVNAKDATSWAYRGLAYEKQGQRKEAMENYQRASTIDPNNTVARAGLGRVQGGVGSLFN; the protein is encoded by the coding sequence ATGAACGTACGCATCCGGCTGGGACGGAAGACGGCACTGATCGGCGCGGCCTTGGTCTCGGCCGCCGGCCTCGCGGGCTGCGAGACCGTCGGCAGCGCGGCCGGCCCGCGGCAATACGCGGTCCTGGAGAAGGACACGACCGGCGCCACGAACGTCAACATCGCGTCCCTGACCGAGGTGGTGCAGCGCAACCCGAACGACGCGGCGGCCTACAACACCCGCGGCGCCGCCTACGCCCGCGCCGGCCAGTTCAACGACGCCATCGCCGACTTCACCAAGGCGATCCAGCTCGATCCGAACTCCGCCTCCGCCTACAACAACCGCGCCCTCGCGAACCGCCAGATCGGCCGCGACGGCCCGGCACTGCAGGACTTCTCCAAGGCGATCGGGATCGATCCGAATTACGGGCCGGCCTATATCGGCCGCGCCAACGTCGAGCGCGCCCAGGGCAACCTCGACCAGGCCCTGAACGACCTCAACGTCGCGATCCGCCTGAGCCCCGAATCCGCGCAGGCCTATCACGCCCGCGGCCTCGTGAAGCAGAAGCAGGGCCAGGACACACAGGCGATCGCCGATTTCGACGCCGCCATCGACCGCGACCCGTTCGTGGCCGCGCCCTACGCGGCCCGCGGCCAGAGCCTGATCGCGACCAACCAGTACGCGAAGGCGATCGAAGACTACAACGCCGCGCTGAACGTGAACGCCAAGGACGCCACGTCCTGGGCCTATCGGGGCCTCGCCTACGAGAAGCAGGGCCAGCGCAAGGAGGCGATGGAGAACTACCAGCGCGCCTCGACGATCGACCCCAACAACACCGTCGCGCGGGCCGGCCTCGGCCGCGTGCAGGGCGGGGTCGGCTCGCTGTTCAACTGA
- a CDS encoding 5-(carboxyamino)imidazole ribonucleotide synthase has product MTDKILGPGFTLGIVGGGQLGRMIALAAADYGLKAHVYAPDADSPAFDVAARTTCAAYDDAAALADFARSVDVVTYEFENIPHATADVLARHAALHPNARALSTTQDRLSEKEFINGLGIPTAPFRAVDTPDDLDRAIEVIGLPAVLKTRRFGYDGKGQRMLRERAEGDRNALFAEFGGAPLILEGFVPFEREVSVVGARGRDGSFAAYDLCENEHRDHILALTRVPAPGVSAETGRAAVEIARRIADALDYVGVLAVEMFLVREDGAERLVVNEIAPRVHNSGHWTSEGALTSQFAQHVRAVCGWPLGDPGRVGGLPVEMRNLIGAQADDWHALLAEPGAHLHLYGKGEARPGRKMGHVTRLGAGPTGS; this is encoded by the coding sequence GTGACGGACAAGATCCTCGGCCCCGGCTTCACCCTCGGCATCGTCGGCGGGGGTCAGCTCGGGCGCATGATCGCGCTCGCGGCGGCCGATTACGGCCTCAAGGCGCATGTCTACGCGCCCGACGCGGACAGCCCCGCCTTCGACGTGGCCGCCCGGACCACCTGCGCGGCCTACGACGACGCCGCGGCGCTGGCGGATTTCGCCCGCAGCGTCGACGTCGTGACCTACGAGTTCGAGAACATCCCGCACGCCACCGCCGACGTGCTGGCCCGGCACGCCGCCCTGCACCCGAACGCGCGGGCGCTCTCGACCACGCAGGACCGCCTCTCCGAGAAGGAGTTCATCAACGGCCTAGGCATCCCGACGGCGCCGTTCCGGGCGGTGGACACCCCCGACGACCTCGACCGGGCGATCGAGGTGATCGGCCTGCCGGCCGTGCTCAAGACCCGCCGCTTCGGCTACGACGGCAAGGGGCAGCGCATGCTCCGCGAGCGGGCCGAGGGCGACCGCAACGCCCTGTTCGCCGAGTTCGGCGGCGCGCCGCTGATCCTGGAGGGCTTCGTGCCGTTCGAGCGCGAGGTCTCGGTGGTCGGCGCGCGCGGGCGCGACGGCAGCTTCGCGGCCTACGACCTCTGCGAGAACGAACACCGCGACCACATCCTGGCGCTGACCCGGGTGCCGGCGCCCGGCGTGTCCGCCGAGACGGGCCGCGCCGCCGTCGAGATCGCCCGGCGGATCGCCGACGCCCTCGACTACGTCGGCGTGCTGGCCGTCGAGATGTTCCTCGTCCGCGAGGACGGGGCTGAGCGGCTCGTGGTCAACGAGATCGCGCCCCGGGTCCACAATTCCGGCCACTGGACCAGCGAGGGGGCGCTGACCTCGCAGTTCGCCCAGCACGTCCGGGCCGTCTGCGGCTGGCCGCTGGGCGATCCGGGCCGGGTCGGCGGCCTCCCCGTCGAGATGCGCAACCTGATCGGCGCCCAGGCCGACGACTGGCACGCCCTGCTGGCCGAGCCCGGCGCCCACCTGCACCTCTACGGCAAGGGCGAAGCGCGCCCCGGCCGCAAGATGGGTCACGTCACCCGCCTCGGGGCCGGCCCGACCGGTTCCTGA
- the purE gene encoding 5-(carboxyamino)imidazole ribonucleotide mutase has product MASPPPVAIIMGSQSDWATMRHAAETLDALGVPYDARIVSAHRTPDRLVAFAKGAVAAGLKVVIAGAGGAAHLPGMAAAMTRLPVFGVPVESKALSGQDSLLSIVQMPAGIPVGTLAIGRAGAVNAALLAAAVLALTDPGLAERLEAWRAAQSASVAERPVTEENA; this is encoded by the coding sequence ATGGCGTCGCCTCCTCCGGTCGCGATCATCATGGGCAGCCAGTCCGACTGGGCGACCATGCGTCATGCCGCCGAGACGCTCGACGCGCTCGGCGTGCCGTACGACGCGCGCATCGTGTCGGCCCACCGCACGCCGGACCGGCTCGTGGCCTTCGCCAAGGGCGCGGTCGCGGCCGGTCTCAAGGTCGTGATCGCGGGCGCGGGCGGCGCCGCGCACCTGCCCGGCATGGCGGCCGCGATGACCCGCCTGCCGGTCTTCGGCGTGCCGGTCGAATCGAAGGCCCTGTCCGGCCAGGACAGCCTGCTCTCCATCGTCCAGATGCCGGCCGGCATCCCGGTGGGGACCCTGGCGATCGGCCGGGCCGGGGCCGTCAACGCGGCCCTGCTCGCCGCGGCGGTCCTGGCGCTGACCGACCCGGGCCTGGCGGAGCGCCTGGAGGCGTGGCGCGCGGCCCAGAGCGCCTCGGTGGCCGAACGGCCGGTGACGGAAGAGAACGCGTGA
- a CDS encoding YdcH family protein produces the protein MLSGDERSSGSQVTMADEAGEGAQSDLLGELARLREEHRDLDSAIEALERSVAGDQLQIQRLKKRKLTLRDRIFHIEDALTPDIIA, from the coding sequence ATGCTCTCGGGCGACGAACGGTCTTCGGGTTCTCAGGTGACGATGGCGGACGAGGCGGGTGAGGGTGCGCAGTCGGATCTCCTGGGCGAGCTGGCGCGGCTGCGCGAGGAGCACCGGGATCTGGACAGCGCCATCGAGGCGCTGGAGCGCAGCGTCGCCGGGGACCAGCTCCAGATCCAGCGCCTGAAGAAGCGCAAGCTCACGCTGCGCGACCGCATCTTCCACATCGAGGACGCGCTCACGCCGGACATCATCGCCTGA
- a CDS encoding YdcH family protein, with protein sequence MSLQTHLNQLARKHEALEREIQEAIHRPSANDLHIAELKRRKLLLKDEINKLQAGNDTLH encoded by the coding sequence ATGTCGCTGCAGACGCATCTGAACCAACTCGCCCGGAAGCACGAAGCCCTCGAGCGCGAGATTCAGGAAGCGATCCACAGACCTTCGGCGAACGACCTCCACATTGCCGAGCTGAAGCGACGGAAACTCCTCCTCAAGGACGAGATCAACAAGCTCCAGGCGGGCAACGACACGTTGCACTGA
- a CDS encoding propionyl-CoA synthetase, translating to MTRASLPGRYPEIYESARRDPEAFWLGAARALDWARSPERAFAPDSGPYGRWFPDGTLNACHNAVDRHADGARADQVAIRYDSPVTGTKRSITYRVLRDEVAVLAAVLADLGVGKGDRVILYMPMVPEALFGMLACARLGAVHSVVFGGFAANELAVRIEDAAPKVVLAASCGIEPNRVVAYKPLLDAAIAASRHKPEACLILQRPQGPATLVVGRDRDWAETVAAARAAGRRADCVPVAATDPLYILYTSGTTGKPKGVVRDTGGYLVALAWSMPNLYGVQPGETYFCASDIGWVVGHSYIVYAPLLHGCTTVLYEGKPVGTPDAGAFWRVVAEYGVVCLFTAPTALRAIKKEDSKGARIAAYDLSAFRSLFLAGERADPDSVAWAERVLDRPVVDHWWQTETGWPIAGNPMGLGLLPVKHGSTCVPMPGYRVEVLDEGGRPVPAGTMGTIAIRLPLPPGCLPTLWGSDDRMRSSYLATFPGYYDTSDAGVIDGDGYITVLGRTDDIINVAGHRLSTGGMEAVLASHPDVAECAVIGIRDALKGEVPCGFVVLKAGVARPTETIERELVAKVRDEIGPVAAFKLALTVPRLPKTRSGKILRATMKRIADHEPWTMPATIDDAAALDEIGDSLKDRGIGAAR from the coding sequence ATGACGAGAGCCAGCCTGCCGGGCCGCTACCCGGAGATCTACGAATCGGCCCGCCGCGACCCCGAGGCGTTCTGGCTCGGCGCCGCGCGGGCCCTCGACTGGGCGCGGTCGCCGGAACGGGCCTTCGCGCCGGATTCCGGCCCCTACGGCCGATGGTTCCCGGACGGCACCCTGAACGCCTGCCACAACGCGGTGGACCGTCACGCCGACGGCGCCCGGGCGGATCAGGTGGCGATCCGCTACGACTCGCCCGTCACCGGGACCAAGCGCAGCATCACCTACCGGGTCCTGCGCGACGAGGTGGCGGTGCTGGCCGCCGTGCTCGCCGATCTCGGCGTCGGCAAGGGCGACCGGGTGATCCTGTACATGCCGATGGTGCCCGAGGCCCTGTTCGGCATGCTGGCCTGCGCGCGGCTCGGCGCGGTCCACTCGGTGGTGTTCGGCGGCTTCGCCGCCAACGAGCTGGCAGTGCGGATCGAGGACGCGGCGCCGAAGGTGGTGCTCGCCGCCTCCTGCGGGATCGAGCCGAACCGCGTGGTCGCCTACAAGCCGCTCCTCGACGCGGCGATCGCGGCCTCGCGGCACAAGCCGGAGGCCTGCCTGATCCTCCAGCGCCCGCAGGGGCCCGCGACCCTCGTCGTGGGACGGGATCGCGACTGGGCCGAGACCGTCGCGGCGGCCCGGGCGGCGGGGCGGCGTGCGGACTGCGTGCCGGTCGCCGCCACCGACCCGCTCTACATCCTCTACACCTCCGGCACGACCGGGAAGCCGAAGGGCGTCGTCCGCGACACCGGCGGCTACCTCGTCGCCCTGGCTTGGTCGATGCCGAACCTCTACGGCGTCCAGCCCGGTGAGACCTACTTCTGCGCCTCCGACATCGGCTGGGTGGTGGGCCACTCCTACATCGTCTATGCGCCGCTCCTGCACGGCTGCACCACGGTGCTGTACGAGGGAAAACCCGTCGGCACGCCCGATGCCGGCGCCTTCTGGCGGGTGGTCGCCGAGTACGGGGTGGTCTGCCTGTTCACCGCGCCGACGGCGCTGCGGGCGATCAAGAAGGAGGACTCGAAGGGCGCCCGGATCGCCGCGTACGACCTCTCGGCCTTCCGCAGCCTGTTCCTGGCGGGCGAGCGCGCCGATCCCGACTCGGTCGCCTGGGCCGAGCGCGTGCTGGACCGGCCGGTCGTCGACCATTGGTGGCAGACCGAGACCGGCTGGCCGATCGCCGGCAACCCGATGGGCCTCGGCCTCCTGCCGGTGAAGCACGGCAGCACCTGCGTGCCGATGCCGGGCTACCGGGTCGAAGTCCTGGACGAGGGCGGCAGGCCGGTTCCGGCGGGGACCATGGGCACCATCGCGATCCGCCTGCCGCTCCCGCCCGGCTGCCTCCCGACCCTGTGGGGCTCGGACGACCGGATGCGGTCGAGCTACCTCGCCACCTTCCCGGGCTACTACGACACGTCGGATGCCGGGGTGATCGACGGGGACGGCTACATCACGGTCCTGGGACGGACCGACGACATCATCAACGTCGCGGGCCACCGCCTGTCCACCGGCGGCATGGAGGCGGTGCTGGCGAGCCACCCGGACGTGGCGGAGTGCGCGGTCATCGGCATCCGCGACGCGCTGAAGGGCGAGGTCCCTTGCGGGTTCGTGGTGCTCAAGGCCGGCGTCGCCCGGCCGACCGAGACGATCGAGCGGGAACTCGTCGCGAAGGTGCGGGACGAGATCGGCCCGGTAGCGGCGTTCAAGCTGGCGCTCACCGTGCCGCGGCTGCCCAAGACCCGGTCGGGCAAGATCCTGCGGGCGACCATGAAGCGCATCGCGGACCACGAGCCCTGGACGATGCCGGCGACGATCGACGACGCGGCCGCCCTCGACGAGATCGGAGACAGTCTGAAGGACCGGGGGATCGGCGCGGCCCGGTAG
- a CDS encoding NADH:flavin oxidoreductase/NADH oxidase, whose product MTARLFEPLTLDALTLENRILVAPMCQYSARDGEATDWHMMHLGQLAMSGAGLLTLEATAVSPEARITAWDLGLYNDGCERALGRVLDAVREYAPIPVCIQIAHAGRKASSEAPWAGGQQIPPEHAYGWRTEAPSAVAHGEGEVPPHALDAADLKRVRDAFVATAKRAVRLGIEAVELHGAHGYLLHQFLSPIANKRTDAYGGSLAKRMRFPLEVYDAVRDVVPAGSPVWLRVSATDWVEDGWDLDETIELAQALKRAGSPALHVSTGGVSPKQAIKLGPGYQVPYAERIKAETGLTTIAVGLITEAHQAETILQEGKADAISLARAMLYDPRWPWHAAAELGARVRAPRQYWRSQPREYKDLFKDTAFGQR is encoded by the coding sequence ATGACCGCTCGCCTGTTCGAACCGCTGACGCTCGACGCGCTCACGCTCGAGAACCGTATCCTCGTCGCGCCGATGTGCCAGTACTCGGCGCGGGACGGCGAGGCGACCGACTGGCACATGATGCACCTCGGTCAGCTCGCCATGTCGGGGGCGGGCCTGCTGACCCTGGAGGCCACCGCGGTCTCTCCGGAGGCGCGGATCACCGCCTGGGATCTCGGCCTCTACAACGACGGCTGCGAGCGGGCGCTGGGTCGGGTGCTCGACGCCGTGCGCGAGTACGCGCCGATCCCGGTCTGCATCCAGATCGCCCATGCCGGGCGCAAGGCCTCGAGCGAGGCGCCCTGGGCCGGCGGCCAGCAGATTCCGCCGGAGCACGCCTACGGCTGGCGCACCGAGGCGCCCTCGGCGGTCGCCCACGGCGAGGGCGAGGTCCCGCCCCACGCCCTCGACGCCGCCGACCTGAAGCGCGTCCGCGACGCGTTCGTGGCCACCGCCAAGCGGGCCGTGCGCCTCGGCATCGAGGCGGTGGAGCTGCACGGCGCCCACGGCTATCTGCTGCACCAGTTCCTGTCGCCGATCGCCAACAAGCGGACGGACGCGTACGGCGGCAGCCTCGCGAAGCGCATGCGCTTCCCCCTCGAGGTCTACGACGCGGTGCGCGATGTCGTGCCCGCCGGCAGCCCGGTCTGGCTGCGGGTCTCGGCCACCGACTGGGTCGAGGACGGCTGGGACCTGGACGAGACCATCGAGCTGGCCCAGGCGCTCAAGCGGGCCGGGTCGCCGGCGCTCCACGTCTCCACGGGCGGCGTCTCGCCGAAGCAGGCGATCAAGCTCGGGCCGGGCTACCAAGTGCCCTACGCCGAGCGGATCAAGGCGGAGACCGGCCTCACCACGATCGCGGTGGGGCTGATCACCGAGGCGCACCAAGCGGAGACGATCCTGCAGGAGGGCAAGGCGGACGCGATCTCGCTCGCCCGCGCCATGCTGTACGATCCGCGCTGGCCCTGGCACGCGGCGGCCGAGCTCGGCGCCCGGGTGCGCGCGCCCAGGCAGTACTGGCGCTCGCAGCCGCGGGAGTACAAGGACCTGTTCAAGGACACGGCCTTCGGCCAGCGCTGA
- a CDS encoding phosphodiester glycosidase family protein, whose product MMMLRPAHALLIVLLALAAPARAASPAAAEPCRAVEAQGETFTVCTIDLRKQRLRLFWLQDDGKPYGALGTLAEKQGGRLAFAMNAGMYDKDQAPVGLYVEDGHELKRVSTTDGPGNFHLKPNGIFWVKGERAGVVDTARYLRAKIRPDFATQSGPMLVIDGQIHPKIAADGPSQKIRNGVGVPGDGHVAIFAISERPVTFGAFARLFRDDLGCRNALFLDGSVSSLYAPNLGRSDISRPLGPLVGALPR is encoded by the coding sequence ATGATGATGCTGCGCCCGGCTCACGCCTTGTTGATCGTGCTGCTCGCCCTCGCGGCCCCGGCCCGGGCGGCCTCTCCGGCCGCCGCCGAGCCCTGCCGGGCGGTCGAGGCCCAGGGTGAGACCTTCACGGTCTGCACCATCGACCTCCGGAAGCAGCGGCTGCGGCTGTTCTGGCTCCAGGACGACGGCAAGCCCTACGGCGCCCTCGGCACCCTCGCCGAGAAGCAGGGCGGCCGCCTCGCCTTCGCGATGAACGCCGGGATGTACGACAAGGACCAGGCGCCGGTCGGCCTCTACGTCGAGGACGGGCACGAGCTGAAGCGCGTCTCCACGACCGACGGGCCGGGCAACTTCCACCTGAAGCCCAACGGCATCTTCTGGGTGAAGGGTGAGCGCGCCGGGGTGGTCGACACAGCCCGCTATCTGCGGGCGAAGATCCGGCCGGATTTCGCCACGCAGTCCGGGCCGATGCTGGTGATCGACGGCCAGATCCACCCGAAGATCGCCGCCGACGGGCCGAGCCAGAAGATCCGCAACGGCGTCGGCGTGCCCGGCGACGGGCATGTGGCGATCTTCGCGATCTCCGAGCGCCCGGTGACCTTCGGGGCCTTCGCGCGGCTGTTCCGCGACGATCTCGGCTGCCGCAACGCCCTGTTCCTCGACGGCTCGGTCTCCAGCCTCTACGCGCCGAATCTCGGCCGCTCGGACATCAGCCGGCCGCTCGGGCCTCTGGTCGGGGCTCTGCCGCGCTGA